Part of the Nevskiales bacterium genome is shown below.
CGGCCAGCTGAAGACCGGCCGCGACGTGGTCATCGCCGCGCTGCTCGGCGCCGAGGAGTTCGGCTTCGCCACCGCGCCGCTGGTGGCGATGGGCTGCATCATGATGCGCGTCTGCCACCTCAACACCTGCCCGGTCGGCATCGCCACCCAGGACCCGCGCCTGCGCGAGCGCTTCACCGGCAAACCCGAGCACGCGGTCAACTTCATGCGCTTCGTCGCCCAGGACATGCGCGAGATCATGGCACAGCTCGGCTTCCGCACTGTCGAGGAGATGATTGGCCGCGTCGACCGCCTCGAGCCGAAGAAGGCCATCGAGCACTGGAAGGCCAGGGGCTTCGACCTGTCCAGCATTCTGTACCGGCCGGATGCGGGCCCCGAGGTCGGCCGCTACTGCCAGATCCCGCAGGACCACGGTCTGGAAAAGTCGCTGGACATGACCCGCCTGTTGGATCTCTGCCGGCCGGCGATCGAACGCGGTGAAAAGGTCAGCGCCGAGCTGCCGATCCGCAACATCAACCGCGTGGTCGGCACCATCACCGGCAGCGAGATCACCAGGAAGTGGGGCGTCGAAGGCCTGCCCGAGGACACGATCCGCATCAAGTTCACCGGCTCGGCCGGCCAGAGCTTCGGCGCCTTCATGCCGCGCGGCATGACCTTCACCCTGGAGGGTGACGCGAACGACTACTGCGGCAAGGGCCTGTCCGGCGGCAAGATCATCGTCCGGCCACCCGCAGAAGCCCGCTTCGTGCCGGCCGAGAACATCATCGTCGGTAACGTGGCGCTGTACGGCGCGACCTCCGGCGAGGCCTACTTCGGCGGCATGGCCGGCGAGCGCTTCGCGGTGCGCAACAGCGGCGTCGACACCGTGGTCGAGGCCGTGGGCGACCACGGCTGCGAGTACATGACCGGCGGCCATGTGGTGGTGCTCGGCGGATGCGGGCGCAACTTCGGCGCCGGCATGTCGGGTGGCATCGCCTACGTGCTCGACGGCACCGGCAGCATCGGCGGCAATATCAACCTGCAGATGGTCGGCACCGAGAAGCTGGAGGACCCGGCCGAAATCGCCAAAGTCCGCGGGATGATCGAAAAGCACCTGGAATATACCGGCAGCGCGCGGGCGCGCGAGGTGCTGGCGGACTGGGACGCGAACGTGCCGCGCTTCGTCAAGGTCATCCCCAAGGACTACAAGCGCATGCTTGCCTGCATCAAGAGGGCCCATGACCAGGGCCTCACCGGCGACGAGGCCATCATGGTGGCCTTCGAGGAAAACGCGCGCGACCTGGCGCGCGTGGGCGGCAACTGACGAATGGATATGTGAGCGATGGGCAAGCCGACCGGATTCATCGAATACCTGCGCGAACTCCCCGCCGACCGCACGCCGAGCGAGCGCGTGGCCGACTGGAAGGAATTCCATTACCACATGGAAGAGTCCAAGCTGCGCGAGCAGGGCGCGCGCTGCATGGACTGTGGTGTGCCCTTCTGCCACACCGGCAAACTGGTCAGCGGCATGGCCTCGGGCTGCCCGATCAACAATCTGATTCCGGAATGGAACGACCTGGTCTACCGCGGGCTGTGGCAGGAGGCACTCGCGCGCCTGCACAAGACCAACAACTTTCCCGAGTTCACCGGCCGCGTGTGTCCCGCGCCCTGCGAAGGTTCCTGCGTGCTCGGCATCTCGGCGCCGCCGGTCACCATCAAGAACATCGAGGTCTCGATCATCGACAAAGCCTTCGAGGAGGGCTGGGTCGTGCCCGAGCCGCCCAGAGTCCGCACCGGCAAGGAGGTGGCCGTCATCGGCTCCGGTCCCGCGGGCCTGGCCGCCGCTGCACAGCTCAACAAGGCCGGCCACCTGGTGACCGTGTTCGAGCGCGATGACCGCCCGGGCGGCCTGCTCATGTACGGCATCCCCAACATGAAGCTGGACAAGCGCGAGGTGGTCGAGCGCCGCCTCAAGCTGATGGAGCAGGAAGGGATCACCTTCGTCTGCAACACGCCCGTCGCCGGCGAGGCCGCGAAGCGGCTGCTCAAGGACTACGATGCCGTGGTCATCTGCACCGGCGCCACCCTGCCCCGCGACCTGCAAGTCGAGGGCCGCCAGCTCAAAGGCGTCCACTTCGCCATGGATTACCTGCGCGGCAGCACGCAGGCCCTGCTCAACGGCGGTGCCGAGCATGCGCCGATCCACGCCCGCGGCAAGGACGTCATCGTCCTGGGCGGCGGCGACACCGGCACCGACTGCGTCGGCACCGCCATGCGCCAGGGCTGCCGCTCGCTCATCCAGCTCGAGATCCTGCCCAAGCCGCCCATGGAGCGTGCCCCGGACAACCCCTGGCCGGAGTGGCCCAAGGTCTACAAGCTGGACTACGGCCAGGAGGAAGCGGCGGCGAAGTTCGGCCAGGATCCGCGCGCCTACCTCAAGACCGTCAAGAAGCTAATCGGTGACCCGAACGGCCAGCTCGAGGCCGTGGTCACCGTGGACGTCAGCTGGGAAAAGAACGACAAGGGCCAGTTCCTGCCGGTAGAGCGCCCGGGCAGCGAGCAGACCCTGCCCGCCCA
Proteins encoded:
- a CDS encoding glutamate synthase subunit beta, with product MGKPTGFIEYLRELPADRTPSERVADWKEFHYHMEESKLREQGARCMDCGVPFCHTGKLVSGMASGCPINNLIPEWNDLVYRGLWQEALARLHKTNNFPEFTGRVCPAPCEGSCVLGISAPPVTIKNIEVSIIDKAFEEGWVVPEPPRVRTGKEVAVIGSGPAGLAAAAQLNKAGHLVTVFERDDRPGGLLMYGIPNMKLDKREVVERRLKLMEQEGITFVCNTPVAGEAAKRLLKDYDAVVICTGATLPRDLQVEGRQLKGVHFAMDYLRGSTQALLNGGAEHAPIHARGKDVIVLGGGDTGTDCVGTAMRQGCRSLIQLEILPKPPMERAPDNPWPEWPKVYKLDYGQEEAAAKFGQDPRAYLKTVKKLIGDPNGQLEAVVTVDVSWEKNDKGQFLPVERPGSEQTLPAQLLLLAMGFLGPEAELLQSLGIETDARSNIKAEHGKFATNVKGVFAAGDCRRGQSLIVWAINEGRGAARECDRYLMGSTDLP